A part of Pectinatus sottacetonis genomic DNA contains:
- the cas7i gene encoding type I-B CRISPR-associated protein Cas7/Cst2/DevR: MKKNGLTASFIIETESANYSEGMGNIAVLKKMSRADRKEYTYISRQALRYNLMKNAAWDNTPVLASGSGSKKVVQFAPEATIKDYPEIDLFGYLKTIAKTDTEKGGSNKRAAVVRLSNAIAMEAYNDDFDYMTNMGLADRITTEKNVNSIAQSEIHKSFYTYTITIDLDKVGIDGDIEIDNKEKANRVKTFIDGAQFLYRDIKGRRENMNPIFAIGGVYTRKNPYFENRLKFDFKNHLAVDCLTELMQDDDVKENTTVGCLSGILVNDKEIKEKLTVNTISEFFAKLKTEVDAYYE; encoded by the coding sequence ATGAAAAAAAATGGTTTAACGGCAAGTTTTATAATAGAAACAGAAAGTGCTAATTATTCCGAAGGAATGGGGAATATAGCAGTATTAAAAAAAATGAGTAGAGCTGATAGAAAAGAATATACATATATTTCTCGTCAGGCACTGCGCTATAATTTGATGAAAAATGCGGCTTGGGATAATACTCCTGTATTGGCATCAGGCAGTGGTAGTAAAAAAGTAGTTCAGTTTGCACCGGAGGCCACAATTAAAGATTATCCGGAAATTGATTTATTTGGTTATTTGAAAACGATTGCTAAAACAGATACAGAGAAAGGCGGTTCAAATAAACGGGCGGCAGTAGTTCGTTTAAGTAATGCCATTGCCATGGAAGCTTATAATGACGATTTTGACTATATGACTAATATGGGATTAGCTGATCGTATTACAACAGAAAAGAATGTAAATTCAATTGCCCAAAGTGAAATTCATAAATCTTTTTATACTTATACGATAACAATAGATCTTGATAAAGTGGGTATTGATGGTGATATTGAAATAGATAATAAAGAAAAAGCCAATAGAGTAAAGACTTTTATTGATGGTGCGCAGTTTTTATATCGTGATATTAAAGGCCGCCGGGAAAATATGAACCCGATATTTGCCATTGGCGGCGTATATACCCGAAAAAATCCTTATTTTGAAAATCGTTTAAAATTCGATTTTAAAAATCATTTAGCGGTGGATTGTCTGACAGAATTAATGCAGGATGATGATGTGAAAGAAAACACCACGGTAGGCTGTTTAAGTGGTATATTAGTTAATGACAAAGAAATCAAAGAAAAACTCACAGTAAATACTATTAGTGAATTTTTTGCTAAATTGAAAACAGAAGTAGATGCTTATTATGAATAA
- a CDS encoding Cas8a1 family CRISPR/Cas system-associated protein: protein MDEYISFYSSDFLYNAGIVGFINLLENVQAVENDDYIVKGNEFKVKKEFFLNTDLAQAYIDTCIEKFGGSSAYTRLLGKNTEKIKMLTDKYAEAEDKSIKKKLDEEYKKLLDVAGLTRSSYITACDILKNKHIDLDLKAECKNIKAIKDYNEKYQSLLKLQKKLQDNNCRETFLMKDIMYSRINSIWSGKSFLNTKNAKKDIKKIYYSDFIEPVIKYLQKPPKERKSSRYCIVCDAVMSKPIDISFLNDSADDMSRKKSAFWNCKPDAQLCPLCAFIYSMAPLGFVPMQRDMLFVNDNVNIRKMQKINNGIKAENEIPEDENDRNLWYQIWNKIIQNIIKNKLKALRNIQVVVRKKDTGKYNFNIIAKDILDLLERSFKYIGYIGNKFIKTPSGINVNIQEEVLKNIFRRTDLYAMMNKILNYSMKENIQVNFLDNVLQIQQMIVGGKKMEQDCVTQDDIVNIKAAGKQLRSFAIVDKNGMNADEDGKLRGYAYKLLGALRVNDQAKFWQILTRMYLGYSKAIPETNVFLKAFKNEDNFKQLGYAYILGLKDNHKVEKNIKQKTSVE from the coding sequence GTGGATGAATATATAAGTTTCTATAGTAGTGATTTTTTATACAACGCCGGAATTGTTGGTTTTATTAATTTATTGGAAAATGTTCAGGCGGTTGAAAATGATGATTATATAGTCAAAGGCAATGAATTTAAAGTAAAAAAAGAATTTTTTCTAAATACAGATTTAGCACAAGCTTATATTGATACATGCATAGAAAAATTTGGTGGTTCTAGTGCTTATACAAGGCTATTGGGAAAAAATACCGAAAAAATAAAAATGCTTACTGATAAATATGCTGAAGCTGAAGATAAAAGTATAAAAAAGAAGTTGGATGAGGAATATAAGAAGTTACTTGATGTTGCTGGTTTAACAAGAAGCAGTTATATAACAGCTTGTGACATATTAAAAAATAAACATATTGATTTAGATTTAAAAGCAGAATGCAAAAATATTAAAGCAATTAAAGATTATAATGAAAAATATCAATCTTTATTAAAACTGCAAAAAAAATTGCAAGATAATAATTGCCGTGAAACTTTTCTAATGAAAGATATTATGTATTCACGCATAAATTCTATTTGGTCGGGTAAATCTTTCCTGAACACCAAAAATGCTAAAAAAGATATTAAGAAAATTTATTACAGTGACTTTATTGAACCAGTAATAAAATATTTGCAAAAACCGCCTAAAGAAAGGAAAAGCAGCAGGTACTGTATTGTTTGCGATGCAGTGATGTCTAAACCAATTGATATATCTTTTCTTAATGATTCAGCTGATGATATGAGTAGAAAGAAATCAGCTTTTTGGAATTGTAAACCTGATGCGCAGCTATGCCCATTATGTGCCTTTATTTACAGCATGGCACCTTTAGGATTTGTGCCAATGCAGCGGGATATGCTTTTTGTAAATGATAATGTTAATATTAGAAAAATGCAGAAGATCAATAATGGTATTAAAGCTGAGAATGAAATTCCTGAAGATGAAAATGATAGAAATCTTTGGTATCAGATATGGAATAAGATTATTCAGAACATAATAAAAAATAAATTAAAAGCGCTTAGAAACATTCAAGTAGTAGTACGGAAGAAAGATACAGGAAAATATAATTTTAATATTATTGCAAAAGATATATTGGATTTATTAGAAAGATCATTTAAATATATTGGCTATATTGGAAATAAATTTATAAAAACACCATCAGGAATAAATGTTAATATACAAGAAGAAGTTTTAAAAAATATTTTTCGGCGAACTGATTTATATGCCATGATGAATAAAATATTAAACTATTCTATGAAAGAAAACATACAGGTGAATTTTCTAGATAATGTTTTACAAATACAGCAAATGATAGTGGGAGGGAAAAAAATGGAGCAAGATTGTGTTACACAAGACGATATAGTTAATATAAAAGCAGCAGGTAAACAATTACGCAGTTTCGCAATTGTTGACAAAAATGGAATGAACGCTGATGAAGATGGTAAATTAAGGGGATATGCTTATAAACTATTGGGTGCATTACGCGTAAATGATCAAGCCAAATTTTGGCAAATATTAACTCGTATGTACTTAGGTTATAGTAAAGCAATACCAGAAACTAATGTTTTTTTGAAAGCATTTAAAAATGAAGATAATTTTAAACAATTAGGCTATGCTTATATTTTAGGATTAAAAGATAATCATAAAGTAGAAAAAAATATTAAACAAAAAACTAGTGTTGAATAA
- the cas6 gene encoding CRISPR-associated endoribonuclease Cas6: MRIQLKFCLKKPQLPIDYRAACVSFMKSALGNYDKRFFDLYYDNGAQIKSYAFSVRIPRPKFETDKIILAGDKIELNWSAADERDAIIFYNAFLERKKKIFELKDDNAMTLEKIVILPEHKITQPQLIIKMLSPFIVRIHNKENNTNRYVKYDDDDFMEQARKTITAQIEMMGLNTSLLTGFTIKPVQARKCVVKTFKHTCDGTIGILQMQGQPELLNILYRAGMGANRSIGFGLFEKIY; this comes from the coding sequence ATGCGAATACAATTAAAATTTTGTTTAAAAAAGCCACAGCTACCTATAGATTACAGGGCTGCCTGTGTTTCTTTTATGAAAAGTGCATTAGGAAATTATGATAAAAGATTTTTTGATTTATATTATGATAATGGAGCACAAATAAAAAGTTATGCTTTTTCTGTAAGAATACCACGACCTAAATTTGAAACAGATAAGATAATTTTAGCAGGAGATAAGATTGAGCTTAACTGGTCAGCGGCCGATGAACGTGATGCCATAATTTTCTATAATGCTTTTTTAGAACGTAAGAAGAAAATTTTTGAATTAAAAGATGATAATGCTATGACTTTAGAAAAAATAGTTATTTTACCGGAACATAAAATAACTCAACCGCAGCTAATTATAAAAATGCTGTCACCATTTATAGTACGCATCCATAATAAAGAAAATAATACTAATCGTTATGTAAAATATGATGATGATGATTTTATGGAGCAGGCTAGGAAAACAATAACGGCACAGATTGAAATGATGGGATTAAATACATCTTTATTAACTGGTTTTACAATTAAACCAGTACAGGCCAGAAAATGTGTAGTGAAAACTTTTAAACATACTTGTGACGGAACTATTGGAATTCTGCAAATGCAAGGGCAGCCTGAACTATTAAATATACTTTATAGAGCAGGCATGGGAGCGAATCGTTCCATTGGTTTTGGCTTGTTTGAAAAAATTTATTAA
- a CDS encoding epoxyqueuosine reductase QueH, producing the protein MKLLLHMCCGPCACYPVKKLRADGHEVKGYFFNPNIHPYKEFKHRLDTAVEFAEKVDMPIDVDKNYDLRTFLQRALTAEKREETLTEKPRCRMCYAWRLHQAAVYAKENGFDAFTSTLFVSPYQLHDTMKDVAEKIAKTVGIAFYYEDFRIGWNQGVEICKELELYRQPYCGCIFSEEERYSNRWKKQHKKKMKKLREEIVF; encoded by the coding sequence ATGAAATTATTACTGCATATGTGCTGCGGGCCATGTGCCTGCTATCCAGTAAAAAAATTGCGGGCTGATGGTCATGAAGTAAAAGGATATTTTTTTAATCCCAATATCCATCCATATAAAGAATTTAAACATCGACTTGACACAGCAGTGGAATTTGCTGAAAAAGTAGATATGCCAATTGATGTTGATAAAAATTATGATTTGCGTACTTTTCTCCAAAGAGCATTAACAGCCGAAAAAAGAGAAGAAACCCTTACAGAAAAACCGCGCTGTCGTATGTGTTATGCATGGCGGCTGCATCAGGCAGCTGTATATGCCAAAGAAAATGGGTTTGATGCTTTTACGTCCACGTTGTTTGTTAGTCCCTATCAGTTACATGATACGATGAAAGATGTGGCTGAAAAAATTGCTAAAACAGTGGGAATAGCTTTTTATTATGAAGATTTTCGCATTGGCTGGAATCAAGGCGTGGAAATCTGTAAGGAACTTGAGCTTTACCGCCAACCATATTGCGGCTGTATCTTTAGCGAGGAAGAACGTTATAGCAATAGATGGAAAAAACAGCACAAAAAGAAAATGAAAAAATTAAGAGAAGAAATAGTTTTCTAA
- the ruvB gene encoding Holliday junction branch migration DNA helicase RuvB, protein MEKNEDRIIAGTENDTDTWQYSLRPKHFSEYIGQDRVKENLEIFIKAAVSRNEALDHVLLYGPPGLGKTTLASIIANELGVNFRVTSGPAIERSGDLAAILTNLTDKDVLFIDEIHRLSHSVEEVLYSAMEDFALDIIIGKGPSARSIRLDIAPFTLIGATTRIGALASPLRDRFGVISRLEYYEPEALVYIIKRSAEILNIAIEDRGAMEIARRSRGTPRVANRLLKRVRDFAQIKGSGIITSSIADKSLAMLEVDKAGLDNIDRRMLITMIEKFGGGPVGVETLAAAISEERDTIEDVYEPYLLQLGLINRTPRGRVVTALGYKHMNLPVPDNKF, encoded by the coding sequence ATGGAAAAAAATGAAGATCGTATCATTGCGGGCACTGAAAATGATACAGATACATGGCAATACAGCCTGCGTCCTAAACATTTTAGTGAATATATTGGACAGGATAGAGTAAAAGAAAATCTGGAAATTTTTATAAAAGCAGCAGTTTCCAGAAATGAAGCTTTGGATCATGTACTTTTATACGGGCCACCAGGATTAGGTAAGACAACACTAGCTTCAATAATAGCTAATGAATTAGGTGTTAACTTTCGTGTTACATCAGGGCCAGCTATTGAAAGATCTGGTGATTTAGCAGCCATTCTGACGAATCTTACTGATAAAGATGTATTATTTATTGATGAAATCCATAGATTATCACACAGCGTTGAAGAAGTTTTATATTCGGCAATGGAAGATTTTGCTTTGGACATAATAATTGGCAAGGGCCCTTCAGCCCGTTCAATACGCCTTGATATTGCCCCTTTTACATTAATCGGAGCAACAACCCGTATAGGGGCTTTAGCTTCACCGTTGCGAGATAGATTTGGTGTTATTTCGCGGTTGGAATACTATGAACCAGAAGCATTGGTTTACATTATTAAACGGTCAGCAGAGATTCTTAATATAGCTATTGAAGACAGGGGTGCAATGGAAATTGCCCGAAGGTCGCGCGGAACACCACGTGTTGCTAACCGATTGCTGAAACGAGTGCGTGATTTTGCCCAGATTAAAGGCAGTGGTATCATTACTTCCAGTATAGCCGATAAATCTTTAGCCATGCTGGAAGTAGATAAAGCCGGGCTTGATAACATAGATAGAAGAATGCTGATTACGATGATTGAAAAATTTGGTGGCGGGCCGGTCGGAGTAGAAACTTTGGCGGCAGCGATTAGTGAAGAACGTGATACTATTGAAGATGTTTATGAACCATATCTGCTACAGCTAGGACTTATCAATCGAACACCACGCGGTCGTGTTGTAACCGCTTTGGGCTATAAACATATGAACCTGCCTGTTCCTGATAATAAGTTTTAG
- a CDS encoding lysylphosphatidylglycerol synthase transmembrane domain-containing protein has product MFYKRLIVLLLLVGIISYCVIYFTVDINTLRNLIDFQPWSVAAAFFSVLIGLFLDGFRLIQLVRLSGEKITPMQAARVVFGNYFLALLTPGFSGGAVAQLMFLRYAEVPMGKAAIIVVVRTLISILFLFVCMPFILLSDDGVLPWVSNKLLMWFSLLAIAGTIALIWAMVSGSFDKVAVFIAKRISHKKGRKLMGFYHDNKKAILLLSSSPAAMFKVFIISGLSLIALYAVVPFLLMGLGAKVNWIMVMGRMVFLNLFLYFSPTPGGSGIAEGGFILLFNTIAPQGTVGVVAVGWRLFAEYIPFLVGFYYTIKVFGRGFLGKKTLNKGK; this is encoded by the coding sequence ATGTTTTATAAGCGCCTTATAGTTTTACTACTATTAGTAGGAATTATCTCTTACTGCGTAATATATTTTACTGTTGACATTAATACCTTGAGAAATTTGATTGATTTCCAGCCATGGTCTGTGGCAGCAGCATTTTTTAGTGTATTGATCGGGCTTTTTTTAGATGGTTTTAGACTTATTCAACTAGTGCGGTTGTCAGGGGAAAAAATAACCCCCATGCAGGCGGCAAGGGTTGTTTTTGGTAATTATTTTTTAGCTCTTTTGACACCTGGTTTTTCTGGTGGAGCAGTAGCTCAGTTAATGTTTTTGCGATATGCAGAAGTCCCTATGGGAAAAGCAGCAATTATAGTAGTAGTAAGAACACTTATTTCCATATTGTTCTTATTTGTATGTATGCCATTTATTCTATTGAGTGATGATGGAGTTTTGCCATGGGTATCTAATAAGTTGCTGATGTGGTTTTCACTGCTCGCAATAGCTGGGACCATCGCTTTAATATGGGCAATGGTGAGTGGTTCTTTTGATAAAGTGGCAGTGTTTATAGCTAAACGCATTTCACATAAAAAAGGGCGTAAACTCATGGGATTTTATCATGATAATAAAAAAGCTATTCTGCTTTTATCTTCTTCTCCCGCAGCTATGTTTAAAGTATTTATAATATCAGGGTTAAGTCTTATAGCTTTATACGCGGTAGTACCATTTTTATTAATGGGCCTTGGTGCAAAAGTAAACTGGATAATGGTTATGGGACGGATGGTATTTTTGAATTTGTTTTTGTATTTTTCCCCTACGCCGGGAGGATCGGGTATTGCCGAAGGTGGTTTTATTCTTTTATTCAATACTATTGCACCGCAGGGAACAGTCGGTGTCGTGGCTGTTGGTTGGCGGTTATTTGCTGAATATATACCGTTTTTAGTAGGTTTTTATTATACAATCAAAGTTTTTGGACGTGGTTTCTTAGGTAAAAAAACTCTCAATAAGGGGAAATAA
- the minE gene encoding cell division topological specificity factor MinE, with protein sequence MLKAVMKLFGHDVDKPSGQVAKDRLRVVLIHDRANISPEVIDHIKDDIIKVISSYMDINQHDMEISLSNDENSVALLANIPVKRIKPQVMSSRNMRR encoded by the coding sequence ATGTTAAAGGCTGTTATGAAGCTGTTCGGACATGATGTAGATAAGCCATCGGGACAGGTAGCCAAAGATCGTCTGCGCGTAGTACTTATACACGATAGAGCAAATATTTCACCTGAAGTTATAGATCATATAAAGGACGATATTATTAAAGTTATTTCCAGTTATATGGATATTAATCAGCACGATATGGAGATAAGCTTGTCAAATGATGAAAATTCGGTGGCTCTTTTGGCTAATATACCGGTGAAACGAATAAAACCGCAAGTTATGTCTTCACGTAATATGCGTAGGTAG
- the minD gene encoding septum site-determining protein MinD, whose protein sequence is MSEVIVITSGKGGVGKTTTTANLGVGLAKRGNKVALIDTDTGLRNLDLLLGLENRIMYDLVDVVTGRVPYRKALVRHKKYETLYLLPTSQVRDKSSVNGQQLVDICNEMRGEFDYILIDCPAGIEQGFKTAIAAADYAIVVTMPEISAVRDADKIIGELNRADKDHIRLIVNRIRSHMVESGDMLDMDDINDILAIECIGQVPDDELVVTSTNRGEPVICNKKSLAGQAYANIVGRICGEQIPFLDFRKKTLFDKLKQILHV, encoded by the coding sequence ATGAGTGAAGTAATAGTTATAACATCGGGAAAAGGCGGCGTAGGAAAGACAACTACGACTGCTAACCTTGGTGTAGGACTGGCTAAGAGAGGTAATAAGGTAGCACTTATTGATACTGATACAGGGCTTAGAAATCTTGATCTGCTTCTCGGTTTAGAAAATCGTATTATGTATGATTTGGTGGATGTTGTTACAGGGCGTGTTCCTTATAGAAAAGCTCTGGTGCGCCATAAAAAATATGAAACATTGTATCTTTTGCCAACATCGCAGGTAAGGGATAAATCATCTGTTAATGGGCAGCAGCTTGTTGATATATGTAATGAGATGCGCGGTGAGTTCGATTATATACTCATTGACTGCCCGGCAGGAATTGAGCAGGGCTTCAAAACAGCAATAGCTGCTGCTGATTATGCTATTGTTGTGACAATGCCCGAGATATCAGCAGTCAGGGATGCTGATAAAATTATAGGGGAATTGAATCGTGCTGATAAGGATCATATAAGGCTTATTGTTAACAGAATAAGAAGTCATATGGTTGAATCAGGTGATATGCTCGATATGGATGATATAAACGATATACTGGCTATAGAATGTATTGGACAGGTTCCCGATGATGAACTGGTAGTTACATCCACGAACCGTGGTGAACCAGTTATCTGTAATAAGAAATCTTTGGCGGGACAGGCATATGCCAATATAGTAGGGCGCATATGCGGTGAACAAATTCCTTTCCTTGATTTTAGGAAGAAGACCCTGTTTGATAAGTTAAAACAGATATTGCATGTGTAA
- the minC gene encoding septum site-determining protein MinC translates to MNEVVFKGSRSGLKLILAKTVDFATIENLIKQKLDSSFNFFQEGTIIQLDAAWLGKRQKQKLKDIFKAYGLVLQNIEIEKQLKQEQMQFDKLKDSGEKKNSAGKDEPLKTTVINQTIRNGQEVISDGSIIINGNVNPGATIIAGGNIEVRGSCRGIVHAGAFGDIRAIVSANHLIPMQIRIADMVARAPDKWMSKSDAPYPEKAYVSDGQIVLEAINR, encoded by the coding sequence ATGAATGAAGTTGTATTTAAAGGCAGTCGATCAGGTTTAAAGCTGATTTTGGCTAAAACAGTCGATTTTGCTACAATCGAAAATTTGATAAAACAAAAGTTGGATTCATCATTTAACTTTTTTCAAGAAGGAACGATAATTCAACTTGATGCTGCATGGCTTGGTAAACGGCAAAAACAGAAATTGAAAGATATTTTTAAAGCATATGGTCTTGTACTGCAAAATATAGAAATAGAAAAGCAGCTGAAACAAGAACAAATGCAATTTGATAAACTAAAAGACAGTGGCGAAAAGAAAAATAGTGCTGGAAAAGATGAACCTTTAAAAACAACAGTTATAAACCAGACTATAAGAAATGGGCAGGAAGTAATATCTGATGGATCAATAATTATAAACGGTAATGTTAATCCGGGAGCTACTATTATAGCCGGAGGAAATATTGAAGTAAGGGGATCGTGCCGTGGTATTGTCCATGCAGGTGCTTTTGGTGATATAAGGGCAATAGTATCGGCAAATCATCTTATTCCTATGCAAATACGAATTGCTGATATGGTAGCAAGGGCTCCTGATAAATGGATGTCAAAATCGGATGCTCCCTATCCGGAAAAAGCTTATGTCAGTGATGGGCAGATAGTTTTAGAAGCAATTAACCGGTAG
- the mrdA gene encoding penicillin-binding protein 2 — protein MGSKETAGRLKALSIISVVIILILIARLGYLQIYQGDFYKRQAEGNRIRIIPTMAPRGTMYDCHGNPVVINEPGFTVAILPLSKKISPQLIDKLSVLLKMDKKDIEAKIEKHSGFDPIRLKTDVGPEIWTIIEEQKEKYPGVVVEAQPVRDYIYKNIAAHAFGYVGEINDRELKLHKDQNYKLGDIIGKFGLEKVYDQYLRGVPGGEQVEVDASGKPVEILGKKDPVPGKDLHLTIDMPLQLAVEKAIDDQLKKIGAHAAAAVVMNPKTGAILAISSRPSFDPNKFARGISVKDWNAINNNEYHPMDNKAITGEYPPGSVFKIVTGTAALNEHKVTPDEKLFDSGVYWLVPKHNAGGEALGWIDFSQALAHSDNVYFYEMGHRLGIDTLGRYAKMFGLGQKTGIDLPYESSGLVASKEYKMKVYHQPWYLSETLDAAIGQGFDLVTPIQAAMVMSEIANGGTRYKPYLVDRITNPDGSLYKKFNPVALSHLDGVDPAIIKLIQKSLLEVTRIGTAASIFGGSFPINIAGKTGTAENPHGADHGWFVAYGPFEDPQIVVSVIVVNGGYGSQSAVPIGKQILEAAFHLTPEPPLIDLQKLNAIVDNNKIKSGVQVKQ, from the coding sequence TTGGGTTCTAAAGAAACAGCAGGCAGATTAAAGGCTTTATCCATTATTTCAGTAGTAATAATATTAATACTAATTGCTAGACTAGGATATCTGCAAATATATCAGGGTGATTTTTATAAGCGCCAGGCAGAGGGAAATCGGATACGCATTATTCCTACAATGGCACCGCGTGGTACAATGTATGATTGTCATGGTAATCCTGTTGTTATAAATGAACCAGGGTTTACAGTGGCAATATTGCCGCTTAGTAAAAAAATAAGTCCGCAGCTTATAGATAAATTATCAGTTTTGCTGAAAATGGATAAAAAAGATATTGAAGCGAAAATAGAGAAACATAGTGGATTTGATCCAATTCGGTTAAAAACTGATGTTGGGCCGGAAATATGGACTATTATTGAAGAACAAAAAGAAAAATATCCCGGAGTTGTCGTTGAAGCACAGCCTGTCAGGGATTATATTTACAAAAACATAGCAGCACATGCTTTTGGCTATGTAGGGGAAATAAATGATCGTGAATTAAAATTGCATAAAGACCAAAATTATAAATTAGGTGATATAATTGGCAAGTTTGGCTTAGAAAAAGTATATGACCAATATCTACGGGGAGTACCTGGTGGTGAACAAGTTGAGGTAGATGCTTCAGGAAAACCAGTTGAGATACTGGGAAAGAAAGATCCTGTTCCTGGAAAAGATTTGCATTTGACTATAGATATGCCATTACAGCTTGCCGTAGAAAAGGCAATTGATGATCAGCTGAAAAAAATTGGGGCACATGCAGCGGCAGCCGTTGTTATGAATCCTAAAACAGGGGCTATTTTAGCTATATCCAGTCGTCCTTCCTTTGATCCTAATAAATTTGCCAGGGGAATATCAGTGAAAGACTGGAATGCGATAAACAATAATGAATACCATCCTATGGATAATAAGGCCATTACAGGCGAATATCCACCAGGTTCTGTATTTAAAATAGTTACCGGTACAGCAGCTCTTAATGAACATAAAGTTACTCCTGATGAAAAATTGTTTGATTCTGGGGTATACTGGCTTGTGCCTAAACATAATGCAGGTGGAGAAGCTTTGGGTTGGATAGACTTTAGTCAGGCGCTGGCTCATTCGGATAATGTGTATTTTTATGAAATGGGACATCGCCTTGGCATTGATACGCTGGGCAGATATGCTAAAATGTTTGGATTGGGACAGAAGACAGGAATTGATCTACCCTATGAATCAAGTGGTCTTGTTGCCAGCAAGGAATATAAGATGAAAGTTTACCATCAACCATGGTATTTATCAGAAACACTTGATGCAGCTATTGGGCAAGGTTTTGATCTTGTTACGCCTATACAGGCAGCTATGGTAATGAGTGAAATAGCAAATGGCGGAACACGATATAAACCATATTTAGTTGATAGGATAACTAATCCTGATGGCAGTCTTTATAAAAAATTTAATCCGGTTGCTTTGAGTCATTTGGATGGTGTGGATCCAGCTATTATAAAACTCATCCAAAAGAGTTTGTTGGAAGTTACCCGGATAGGAACAGCTGCTTCAATATTTGGCGGATCTTTTCCTATCAATATTGCAGGAAAAACAGGGACGGCAGAAAATCCGCATGGAGCAGATCACGGATGGTTTGTAGCTTACGGGCCGTTTGAAGATCCTCAGATAGTAGTTTCTGTTATAGTGGTAAATGGTGGTTATGGATCGCAGTCAGCAGTTCCTATAGGTAAACAGATATTGGAAGCAGCTTTTCATTTGACACCAGAACCACCACTGATAGATCTGCAGAAATTAAATGCAATAGTCGATAATAATAAGATAAAATCAGGTGTACAGGTAAAACAATAA
- the mreD gene encoding rod shape-determining protein MreD: MKKSLIWVVVFLIAYILQTSIFRLITFDNVNVDLILLLTVSFALTHGFKQGAFAGFCGGLLQDIASGTFLGFNAFSKMIIGFCFGFMIDKVYEKKFFLPLVSSIVATTANYVILTVIVVLLGYHIDILQSLHNLLFIPLIYNLIFSYFVHRIVWWLKNKSFDN; the protein is encoded by the coding sequence ATGAAAAAATCATTAATTTGGGTGGTAGTCTTTCTCATAGCCTACATTTTACAGACATCAATTTTTCGTTTAATTACCTTTGATAATGTTAATGTGGATTTGATTTTGCTGTTAACAGTGTCTTTTGCTTTGACACATGGTTTTAAACAAGGAGCTTTTGCTGGATTTTGTGGTGGACTTTTACAGGATATTGCTTCAGGAACTTTTCTTGGTTTTAATGCATTTAGCAAAATGATAATAGGTTTTTGCTTTGGTTTTATGATAGATAAGGTATATGAAAAAAAATTCTTTTTGCCATTAGTTTCCTCGATTGTGGCAACAACAGCAAATTATGTGATTTTGACTGTTATTGTTGTATTGTTAGGGTATCATATTGACATATTGCAAAGTTTGCATAATTTGCTGTTTATACCATTAATATATAATTTGATTTTTTCGTATTTTGTTCATAGAATAGTATGGTGGTTGAAAAATAAGAGTTTTGATAATTAA